The window TTCCACCGACGGGAAGAAGGCGTTGACCAGGTGGCCGCGGTCGCAGAACAGCTCGTCGCACACGCTCGGCGGGAGCGTGTCGTTGCCGCGCACGACCTGGGTGATCCGGGCGGGCAGGTTGTTCGGCGGCAGCTCGAGCTGCAGCAGGAACGGCCCGCACGGCACCCGGAACAACCGGGAGTAGCCGGGGCACTCGATGCCGGACTCGTCGTCGACGGTGTAGGTGAGCACCACCGTCTCGCCCTCGATCAGCCTGCGGTCGAACATCAGCTCGAAGACGACCCACGTGTCCAGCCTGCGCACCCGGCCCAGCCTGCAGCCCTCGTCCGCGCTGACCCGCACCTCGGCGATGTCGACGCCGGGCTCGCCGTTGTAGACCGCCATGTACCGGTCAACGCCGGCGCGGCGGGTGCGGCCGACGACGCGGGTCTGGATGCGGCCCTGCGAGCGGTCCTTGGCGATGGTGATGCGCTCGTGGACGAACATCAGCTCGAGGTCGGCGTTGGCCGCGTCGGCGTCCGCCCCGATCTGGGTGAACAGGTCGCGGGTGACCGGCCCGCTGAACACCAGCTCCGAGAACGACGTGGCGGCCCGGTGCGGCCTGCCGCCGCGCTGGCGGGGGCCGACCAGCACGACCAGCGAGTCGGGGGGCAGGCCGAGCACGGTCTCCAGGCCGCGTACCGCCGGAAGGGCGTGCTGGGCGTCCGGATGGCGTAGTCCGCGCTGCCAGTAACTCAGCGTGGACTCGGCGACCTGGATGTCGAGCCTGGCCAGGTGTGAGCGCAGCCGGGCCAGGGAGAGCCTGCGGTGGGCGATCGCGCTGCGCAGCGCCAGGTGGAAAGGGCCGCGACGCAGGGCCTCGGCCAGCTCTTCCGGGGTCAACCGGACCTCGCCTTCACCGCTGGGTGAACTGGTGTGAATGTTCACAGTAACGGTCTAATAGCAGCCAGTGAAGAAGCGAAACCGAGTGGGAACGCTCCGCTCAGCCAGACCGTGCCCTTGTCCGCTTGCCGGAATGGTCGCACCTTTGGGCCACTTCCTTATCGGAGCCTCAGGAGGTCTGATGATCAGGCCCGCCACCCGTTCGGCGCTCGCCGCCACCTTCGTGGCCGTGTTCGCCTGGCTGGTTTCCCAACCGCCCGCGGCGCTGGCCGCGACGGCTCAGGCCGAGTTCACGATGCAGGCACAGCAGAAGACCAACTGGTGCTGGTCGGCATCCGGGGTGTCGATCGCGGCGCACCACGGCAGCACGGTGACCCAGAACCAGTTCTGCGCCCTGGCCAAGAACCTCAACCCCGCGTACGCGTGTCCCAACGACCAGGCGGACCTCGCCCAGGTCCGCAACGGCTTCAGCAAGCTCGGCTTCACCCGGCCGGGCACGTACCTGTCGAACTACCTGACCTATTCGGCGGTGCGGACACAGCTCGACTACGGCCAACCGATCGAGACCCGGATCCTGTGGAAGTCCGGTGGCGGCCACATGCATGTGCTCTACGGCTACGACGCCGCCAAGAGCTGGGTGTACTGGGGCGATCCCTGGCCGGACAACTACCGCTACAACTGGGCGACTTACAACTACTACGTCAACAACTCCACCTTCGGCTGGACCCACACGCTCACTGGGATCGCGAGGTGAACGGCATGATGAAGGGCATTCTCGCGGCCGCGGTGGCCGTCCTGGCCGGGTTCGGCCTCGGCGGCACGGCGTCCGCCGATCCGTCCCAAGTGGACGGTTCGGTGACCGCCGCGGACCTCGACAGCGCACAGCGCGCCGCGGCGGCCCCCGAGGTTGCGGCGACCGTCGGCAAGTTCCTCGGCCAGGCGGGCGGCCGGTCGGCGGACGTGCGGGCCTCGGTCGGCGGGACCGCCGTCGGCATCTACGAGCTCTCGCCCGAGTTCGTGGCGGGCGGGTCGGACAAGGTCGGCAAGCTCAGCTACCTGGCAGTGCCCGCCACGGGAACCGACGGCAGCACGGCGTCGGTGTGGACGGTCAAGGACCCGGCGGGCCAGTGGGTGGTGGCCAACATCGCCTCCGGCGACCTCGAGTTCCGGCATGCCCGCAAGGTCCCGCAGGGCGGGGTTCTGCTGCGTGAGCCGCAGACCAACACCTGGTACGCGGTGGCGGGCGGCAGCGTCCACCCGCTGGCAGGCGGCAAGCCGATCACCCTGGCGGAGTACCAGCGCCAGGTCCAAGCCCGCTACGGCGACAAACTGCCCGGGTCGATCTATGACCGGTCCGGCCAGGCCGGCGGGTACGGCAATGCTCTTCCCCCAAGCGCGCAGATGAGCACACCCGACCGGGGCAGCGAAGGTTCGGGTGCGCCGTGGATCGTGCTCGGGGTCCTGGTGGTCGGCGTCGCGGCGGTGGCCTTCA is drawn from Actinokineospora alba and contains these coding sequences:
- a CDS encoding papain-like cysteine protease family protein — translated: MIRPATRSALAATFVAVFAWLVSQPPAALAATAQAEFTMQAQQKTNWCWSASGVSIAAHHGSTVTQNQFCALAKNLNPAYACPNDQADLAQVRNGFSKLGFTRPGTYLSNYLTYSAVRTQLDYGQPIETRILWKSGGGHMHVLYGYDAAKSWVYWGDPWPDNYRYNWATYNYYVNNSTFGWTHTLTGIAR